Proteins from a genomic interval of Niabella soli DSM 19437:
- the pnuC gene encoding nicotinamide riboside transporter PnuC, with amino-acid sequence MTNWVTVFIDELKNTSLLEWLGAGFGAAEVLLAKANKVWLYPAGIISVGITIYLFQQSGLYAETVLNGYYLVMSIYGWWFWVHKRAAKPLPITRSGSRDKRITMAIAAGGFVLLFFVLKYFTNSVVPVMDAFVSATAWAGMWLLAKRKLENWIWLNISNAVAIPLLFYKQLPVYALLTLFLFIVAIAGFFDWRKMVIEND; translated from the coding sequence ATGACAAATTGGGTTACCGTATTTATTGATGAATTAAAGAATACAAGTCTGTTAGAATGGCTGGGGGCGGGTTTTGGCGCGGCCGAAGTGCTGTTGGCAAAGGCAAATAAAGTTTGGCTATACCCTGCGGGAATTATATCGGTAGGAATAACCATCTACCTTTTTCAGCAGAGCGGGTTATATGCAGAAACGGTGTTGAATGGGTATTATCTTGTAATGAGTATTTATGGCTGGTGGTTTTGGGTGCATAAACGTGCCGCCAAACCGCTACCCATTACCCGATCGGGTTCCCGGGACAAAAGAATAACGATGGCAATAGCCGCGGGTGGGTTTGTACTTTTATTTTTTGTATTAAAATATTTTACCAATTCTGTGGTTCCGGTAATGGACGCTTTTGTAAGCGCCACGGCCTGGGCGGGCATGTGGTTGTTGGCCAAACGGAAATTGGAGAATTGGATATGGCTGAACATAAGCAATGCAGTAGCCATACCTTTATTATTTTATAAACAACTTCCTGTTTATGCACTGCTGACCCTATTTTTATTTATAGTGGCGATCGCCGGATTTTTTGATTGGAGAAAAATGGTAATAGAAAATGATTAA
- the obgE gene encoding GTPase ObgE: MMEKSNFVDQIRVFCRSGHGGAGIKHFLRDKFTSKGGPDGGDGGRGAHIILRGNRNLWTLLHLRYYKNVLAENGENGGHNNMTGRSGKDFIIEVPLGTIALDEETGEKEAEIMEDGQEIIWMPGGKGGLGNANFATATNQAPEYAQPGLPGLEGWKTLELKVLADVGLVGFPNAGKSTLLSSITAAKPKIGNYAFTTLTPNLGIIDYRDGRSFCMADMPGIIEGAAEGKGLGHRFLRHIERNPVLLFLIPADSADHRKEFDILMNELERYNPDLLHKQFLIAISKSDMLDEELKEAISKEMPDHIPHLFISSVTQQGLTQLKDKLWEILNTEPEAVP; encoded by the coding sequence ATGATGGAAAAAAGCAATTTTGTAGACCAGATACGTGTTTTTTGCCGCAGTGGCCATGGGGGCGCGGGCATTAAGCATTTTTTACGCGATAAATTTACTTCAAAAGGCGGCCCCGATGGTGGTGATGGCGGAAGAGGCGCCCACATTATCTTAAGAGGGAACCGCAACCTGTGGACACTATTACATTTACGGTATTATAAAAATGTGCTGGCCGAGAACGGAGAAAATGGCGGGCACAATAATATGACCGGCCGCAGTGGTAAAGATTTTATTATTGAAGTTCCATTGGGCACGATCGCATTGGATGAAGAAACCGGTGAAAAAGAAGCGGAGATCATGGAAGACGGGCAGGAAATCATCTGGATGCCCGGCGGAAAAGGCGGCCTGGGCAATGCCAACTTTGCCACGGCTACCAACCAGGCCCCCGAATATGCACAACCCGGCCTGCCCGGCCTGGAAGGCTGGAAAACCCTGGAATTAAAAGTACTGGCAGATGTAGGACTGGTAGGGTTTCCCAACGCAGGCAAATCCACCTTATTGTCTTCCATCACGGCTGCCAAACCAAAAATCGGCAACTATGCTTTTACTACGCTGACGCCGAACCTGGGGATCATTGATTACCGGGACGGTCGCAGTTTTTGCATGGCAGATATGCCGGGTATTATTGAAGGCGCTGCTGAAGGAAAAGGCCTGGGGCATCGCTTTTTAAGACATATCGAACGGAATCCCGTCTTACTGTTCCTGATCCCGGCAGACAGTGCTGATCACCGGAAGGAATTTGACATTTTGATGAATGAACTGGAACGGTATAACCCGGACCTGCTGCATAAACAATTTCTGATCGCCATCAGCAAAAGTGATATGCTGGATGAGGAGTTGAAAGAGGCCATTAGTAAAGAAATGCCGGATCATATTCCGCATTTATTCATTTCTTCTGTTACCCAGCAAGGGCTTACTCAATTAAAAGATAAGCTTTGGGAAATATTGAATACGGAGCCCGAGGCCGTTCCATAA
- a CDS encoding aspartyl protease family protein, protein MIRVLFICLTLQTACIFDASAQEEFVDPPSKLLTTLHFEQFTGGVIVLNALLDDFKDSLSFILDTGSGGISLDSTTVAMLHLQPTAPERIIRGIGGIRKVGFLKEHRLKIGNHEIDSLNFHVIDYDVLTSLYGRKIDGIIGYSVLSRYIVKIDYEKQVLSFYTKGTIKYPKGGYLLKPYIRMLPYSKASIEDLKKRGFNYLFDIGAGLTALFSDDFINDSTFLKPKRKRYLKQGEGLGGRVDMYLTVMKSLRIGPYRFRNVPINIFNDDYNVTSYPSLGGLLGNEIFRRFNVILNYDKQQIYLTPNQFFNTPFDYAYSGIELYLIGNAAITGKIPAGSPAEKAGLQEGDEILAVNNKFGMTLDDLKQSLQSSYGKVKIIYRRNGELQSTILDVINILRK, encoded by the coding sequence ATGATACGCGTGCTATTCATATGTTTAACGTTACAGACTGCCTGTATATTTGATGCGAGCGCGCAGGAGGAATTTGTTGACCCCCCCAGTAAATTATTAACCACCCTCCATTTTGAGCAATTTACCGGTGGCGTAATCGTGCTGAATGCGTTGCTTGATGATTTTAAAGATTCGCTCTCTTTTATCCTTGATACCGGAAGTGGCGGCATTTCATTGGATTCAACAACGGTTGCGATGTTGCACCTGCAACCTACGGCTCCGGAAAGAATTATACGGGGCATCGGCGGCATAAGAAAAGTAGGGTTCTTAAAAGAGCACCGGTTAAAAATAGGCAATCATGAAATAGACAGCCTGAATTTTCACGTGATCGATTATGATGTGCTAACGTCTTTATACGGGCGAAAAATCGATGGGATCATCGGTTACTCCGTTTTGAGCCGTTATATTGTAAAAATAGATTATGAAAAACAGGTGCTGAGCTTTTATACAAAGGGAACCATTAAATATCCTAAAGGGGGCTATCTTTTAAAGCCCTATATACGCATGCTTCCCTACTCCAAAGCCAGTATTGAGGATCTGAAGAAAAGGGGCTTCAATTACCTGTTCGATATTGGTGCAGGTCTGACGGCTTTATTTTCGGATGACTTTATTAATGACAGTACTTTTTTAAAACCCAAAAGAAAACGTTATTTAAAACAGGGGGAAGGCCTGGGTGGACGGGTAGATATGTACCTGACGGTAATGAAATCGCTGCGGATTGGCCCCTACCGGTTCAGGAATGTGCCCATAAATATTTTTAACGATGATTATAATGTAACCTCTTATCCGTCACTCGGCGGGTTGCTGGGTAATGAAATTTTCAGAAGGTTCAATGTGATACTCAATTACGACAAACAACAGATCTATTTAACCCCCAACCAGTTTTTTAATACTCCGTTCGATTATGCCTACTCAGGTATTGAACTTTACCTGATCGGCAATGCCGCCATCACCGGAAAAATTCCCGCAGGGTCGCCTGCGGAAAAAGCCGGGCTACAGGAAGGCGACGAAATACTGGCTGTGAATAACAAATTTGGAATGACGCTCGATGATTTAAAGCAGTCGCTTCAGTCCAGTTACGGAAAGGTAAAGATCATTTACCGGCGCAACGGGGAGCTGCAATCCACCATTCTGGATGTAATCAATATCTTGCGGAAATAG
- a CDS encoding SET domain-containing protein translates to MPSSKRLFVKTSTLPNAGKGLFAKVDIAKNEIVTEYLGRLAAWKDVEDDFENGYIFHINDELVIDASKDKGSFGRYANDATGLTRVKGLTNNAEYFEEDTRVFIRAKRKIAAGNEVFVSYGPGYWKQIKENMLQDKQKAKKKAGKRG, encoded by the coding sequence ATGCCATCGTCAAAACGATTATTTGTAAAAACCTCCACCCTTCCCAATGCCGGCAAGGGCTTATTCGCAAAAGTTGATATCGCAAAAAATGAAATTGTTACCGAGTACCTCGGACGACTGGCTGCCTGGAAAGATGTGGAGGACGATTTTGAGAATGGGTATATTTTTCATATTAACGACGAACTGGTAATTGACGCCAGCAAAGACAAGGGATCTTTTGGCCGCTATGCCAATGACGCTACCGGTTTAACCCGGGTGAAAGGATTAACCAATAACGCGGAATATTTTGAAGAAGATACCCGGGTGTTTATAAGAGCTAAAAGAAAAATCGCCGCAGGCAATGAGGTATTTGTTTCCTATGGTCCGGGGTACTGGAAACAGATAAAAGAAAATATGCTGCAGGATAAACAAAAAGCAAAAAAGAAAGCAGGGAAACGGGGCTGA
- a CDS encoding alpha-L-rhamnosidase — MNKLCLPFSLLLFAATANAQSSVTNLRTENLVNPLGLDVTVPRFSWQLKNNKRNIAQTAYEIKVTGKKESAWNSGKINSDSSVHVAYKGSALHSGEKYTWQVRVWDNSGKPSAWSQPASFQMALLQPSDWRASWIEPGYTEDSVLRPSPLLRKEFSTTKKIAKATAYITAHGMYEAYVNGNRVGDAHFTPGWTSYKTRLQYQTYDITNLLRQGKNALGVILGNGWYRGFIGFRGQKNFYGKDIALLLQVNITYTDGTDETLVSDGSWKSATGEITYSEIYNGETIDARKQKTGWMQAGYDDAGWSNVKQASFGKDNLLATYNEMITPHEVIKPVKMITTPKGETVLDFGQNLVGWVRVKANGKAGDSIVLNHAEVLDKAGNFYTENLRAAKATDTYILKGGGTETFAPHFTWQGFRYIKITGYPGTIHPENFEAVVFHSNMAPTGTFTTSNPLINQLQHNIQWGQKGNFLDVPTDCPQRDERLGWTGDAQAFFRTASFNRGVNNFFTKWLKDLEADQMEGRVPSVIPNVLGNGGNSAGWADVATIIPWELYIAYGDKRTLAAQYSSMKNYVESVRRTTKDNLWNTGFHYGDWLFYRPADDNDGRSAVTDKYLIAQCFYANSLQLLINAATVLGKTDDAASYTDLLQEVKTAFLKEYMTPSGRLVSGTQTAYVLALQFDMLPENLRKQAADRLVENIKSYNNHLTTGFLGTPYLCHVLTRFGHSDVAYTLLLQQSYPSWLYPVTKGATTIWERWDGIKPDGSFQTPSMNSYNHYAYGAIGDWMYRKMVGLDTYADGPGYKHIKVQPHIGGDFKNASATLETNYGTAAAGWKIEGNTVTMDVEVPANTVATIYLPAGNASSVTESGKPLSAIKDIQDLGSEEGYIKIQTGSGKYHFSMQAEKQQH, encoded by the coding sequence ATGAACAAATTATGCTTGCCCTTTTCCCTGTTGCTATTTGCAGCAACTGCGAACGCGCAGTCTTCCGTTACTAATCTGAGAACTGAAAATCTTGTAAACCCCCTTGGACTGGATGTTACCGTGCCTCGTTTTAGTTGGCAACTGAAAAACAATAAAAGAAATATTGCCCAAACCGCCTACGAAATAAAAGTTACAGGAAAAAAAGAATCCGCATGGAACAGCGGTAAAATCAACTCCGATTCGTCTGTTCATGTAGCCTATAAAGGCTCCGCCCTGCATAGTGGCGAAAAATATACCTGGCAGGTGCGGGTATGGGACAACAGCGGCAAGCCATCGGCCTGGAGCCAGCCCGCCAGTTTTCAAATGGCCCTGTTACAACCTTCCGATTGGAGAGCTTCCTGGATTGAACCGGGCTATACGGAAGACTCTGTGCTGCGTCCAAGTCCTTTACTGCGCAAAGAATTCAGCACCACAAAAAAAATTGCCAAAGCAACGGCTTATATTACAGCCCACGGCATGTACGAAGCTTATGTGAACGGGAACCGGGTGGGCGATGCGCATTTTACGCCCGGCTGGACCTCTTATAAGACACGGCTGCAATATCAGACTTACGATATAACGAATCTCCTCCGGCAGGGAAAAAATGCGCTTGGTGTTATACTGGGCAATGGGTGGTACCGCGGCTTTATCGGTTTCAGGGGTCAGAAAAACTTTTATGGAAAGGATATTGCATTGTTGTTGCAGGTGAACATCACTTATACCGACGGAACGGATGAAACCCTGGTTTCTGACGGATCCTGGAAATCGGCAACGGGGGAAATCACTTACTCCGAAATTTATAATGGCGAAACGATTGATGCCCGTAAACAAAAAACAGGCTGGATGCAAGCGGGCTATGACGATGCCGGCTGGAGCAATGTTAAGCAGGCTTCTTTTGGGAAAGACAATCTCCTGGCCACTTATAACGAGATGATCACGCCTCACGAAGTGATTAAGCCGGTAAAAATGATCACCACCCCCAAAGGCGAAACGGTGCTGGATTTTGGGCAAAACCTGGTAGGCTGGGTTCGGGTTAAAGCAAACGGTAAGGCCGGGGATTCTATTGTGTTGAATCATGCTGAAGTATTGGACAAAGCCGGTAATTTTTACACAGAGAACCTCCGCGCGGCAAAAGCAACAGACACTTATATTCTTAAAGGCGGCGGTACCGAGACCTTTGCCCCGCACTTTACCTGGCAGGGCTTCCGGTACATAAAAATAACCGGCTACCCGGGAACCATTCATCCGGAAAATTTTGAAGCGGTGGTTTTTCATTCAAACATGGCTCCTACCGGCACCTTCACTACTTCCAATCCGCTCATCAACCAACTGCAGCACAATATCCAATGGGGGCAAAAAGGTAACTTCCTGGATGTGCCCACTGATTGCCCGCAACGGGATGAGCGGTTGGGATGGACCGGAGATGCCCAGGCCTTTTTTCGCACCGCATCCTTTAACCGGGGTGTCAATAATTTCTTTACCAAATGGCTGAAAGATCTGGAAGCCGATCAGATGGAAGGGCGCGTTCCTTCCGTAATTCCGAATGTATTGGGCAATGGAGGCAATAGCGCCGGCTGGGCAGATGTGGCCACCATTATTCCCTGGGAACTGTATATTGCCTACGGCGATAAACGCACATTGGCCGCACAGTACAGCAGCATGAAAAACTATGTGGAAAGCGTCCGCCGCACCACAAAAGACAACCTGTGGAACACCGGGTTCCACTATGGTGATTGGTTATTTTACCGTCCGGCAGATGATAACGACGGACGCTCTGCTGTTACGGACAAATATCTTATTGCGCAGTGTTTCTATGCAAACTCGCTGCAATTGTTGATCAATGCAGCAACAGTTTTAGGCAAAACAGACGATGCCGCCTCCTATACTGATCTTTTACAAGAGGTAAAGACCGCGTTTTTAAAAGAATATATGACGCCCTCGGGACGATTGGTTTCGGGCACACAAACGGCGTACGTACTGGCGCTGCAGTTTGATATGCTGCCGGAAAACCTGCGTAAACAGGCTGCCGACCGCCTGGTAGAAAATATTAAAAGTTACAATAATCATTTGACCACCGGGTTCCTGGGAACGCCTTATTTATGTCATGTGCTGACCCGCTTCGGCCACAGCGATGTAGCCTATACATTATTACTGCAGCAATCGTATCCTTCCTGGCTGTACCCGGTAACAAAGGGTGCAACAACCATATGGGAGCGTTGGGATGGCATTAAGCCTGACGGCTCTTTCCAGACACCAAGCATGAATTCCTATAACCACTATGCTTATGGCGCGATCGGCGACTGGATGTATCGAAAAATGGTAGGGCTCGATACCTATGCCGACGGGCCCGGCTACAAACACATAAAAGTACAACCGCACATTGGGGGCGATTTTAAAAATGCTTCTGCAACATTGGAAACCAATTATGGAACGGCTGCTGCAGGCTGGAAAATTGAAGGCAATACCGTAACGATGGATGTAGAAGTACCAGCCAATACGGTTGCTACCATCTATCTGCCAGCGGGTAACGCCAGTTCCGTAACAGAGTCCGGCAAACCCCTAAGCGCCATAAAAGACATTCAAGATCTTGGAAGCGAAGAGGGGTATATAAAAATACAGACAGGTTCCGGCAAGTATCATTTTTCGATGCAGGCAGAAAAGCAGCAGCACTAA
- a CDS encoding cysteine desulfurase family protein, producing the protein MLRFPIYLDNCATTACDARVVDTLLPYFTQYFGNPSSRNHSFGWKAAIAVEAAQQQVAGLINATADEVYFTSGATESCNLALRGICSMYAGKGDHIITTKVEHKAVLDTCKTLEKKGAHVTYLDVNADGQIDLNVLKASLRANTILIAVQWANNETGVLMPVEAIGAIAHEKNILFFCDATQAVGKIPVDVKKAKPALMAFSSHKLYGPKGVGALYISRKDPRVKITSQITGGGQQKNIRSGTLNVPGIVGFGKACALAGEEMDADGHRLLNLRNKLEQALLSLPETFVNGHSSQRLPQVTNLSFGYLNSNEILSILNKNIAVSSGSACTSGSLDPSYVLKAMQQTDDRAKAAIRFSLGRFTTAEEIDYTLQFVRTAITNLRENSPAWQLRH; encoded by the coding sequence ATGCTCCGTTTTCCCATCTATCTGGATAATTGTGCTACGACCGCCTGCGATGCCCGTGTGGTGGACACGCTCCTGCCTTATTTTACCCAATATTTTGGGAACCCCTCCAGCCGGAATCATTCGTTTGGTTGGAAAGCAGCGATAGCCGTGGAAGCGGCGCAACAACAGGTGGCGGGGTTAATAAATGCAACGGCCGATGAAGTGTATTTTACCTCCGGGGCCACCGAAAGTTGCAACCTTGCCCTGAGAGGGATCTGTTCCATGTATGCAGGAAAAGGGGATCATATTATTACAACTAAAGTGGAGCACAAAGCCGTTTTGGATACCTGTAAAACACTTGAAAAAAAGGGCGCTCATGTTACCTATCTTGATGTAAATGCTGATGGACAAATTGATCTGAATGTACTAAAAGCGTCGCTCCGGGCCAACACGATATTAATCGCCGTGCAGTGGGCCAATAACGAAACGGGGGTGCTGATGCCCGTAGAAGCAATAGGCGCTATTGCCCATGAAAAGAATATATTATTCTTTTGCGACGCAACACAGGCGGTTGGTAAGATCCCCGTTGATGTAAAAAAAGCAAAGCCGGCTTTAATGGCTTTCAGCAGTCATAAGTTGTACGGGCCCAAGGGCGTGGGTGCCTTGTATATAAGCCGCAAAGACCCCCGGGTAAAAATAACATCGCAAATAACGGGGGGCGGGCAGCAAAAAAATATCCGTAGCGGCACGTTAAATGTCCCGGGCATTGTGGGGTTCGGGAAAGCTTGCGCGCTTGCAGGCGAAGAGATGGATGCTGATGGGCATCGCCTTTTAAACCTGCGCAATAAGCTGGAGCAGGCCTTATTATCCCTTCCGGAAACCTTTGTGAACGGGCATTCCTCCCAGCGTTTACCGCAGGTAACCAACCTGTCGTTCGGCTACCTTAACAGTAATGAAATACTGTCGATATTAAATAAAAACATCGCTGTTTCATCCGGCTCGGCCTGCACTTCCGGGTCGCTGGACCCCTCTTATGTGCTAAAAGCAATGCAGCAAACCGACGACCGCGCAAAAGCAGCCATCCGCTTTAGTTTGGGCCGCTTTACAACAGCAGAAGAGATTGATTATACGCTGCAATTTGTGCGTACGGCTATAACAAACCTGAGAGAGAATAGCCCCGCCTGGCAATTGCGGCATTGA